In the Euphorbia lathyris chromosome 5, ddEupLath1.1, whole genome shotgun sequence genome, one interval contains:
- the LOC136229779 gene encoding beta-glucosidase 12-like has protein sequence MSILLVVTTYDRLPLIVYINIYINNNKHQLRFSLVIKRNTFFNIFYKNKMFDFEIEFNNKFGCLVYIIIHLLVSTIACGNENNISINRASFPASFDFGIGSSAYQYEGATTKDGRGPCIWDTFIKKSPGSVTDHSNASITTDQYHRYKVVFYQEDVRILKDIGFDIYRFSISWSRVLPKGGRRGGVNKKGINHYNKLINHLLSKGIKPIVTLFHWDLPQVIEDQYQGFLNPKIIDDFRDYAELCFNTFGDRVKLWVTINEPMMYAQQGYASATFAPGRCSNRSRCSAGDSSVEPYIVAHHLLLAHAAAVKLYKEKYQISQKGQIGISLNTNWMVPYSNSQKDQLATDRGFAFTYGWFMKPLYSGSYPLEMIVNVGKRLPNFTKEESNTIKGSYDFIGINYYTARYIADIPCRTQNLNYITDACIDIKSERNGIPIGPHIEGTWMYIYPKGLQYYLLYIRNKYNDPVIYITENGVAEHKDNTSSIFEDDKVRIEYFHSHLSRTLEAIRLGVNVKGYIAWSFLDNFEWTAGYTAKSGIVHVDFKNGFKRYPKQSSFWFKKFLTVTSIE, from the exons ATGTCTATATTGTTAGTTGTTACAACTTACGACAGACTTCCACtaattgtgtatataaacatatacattaacaataataaacatCAGCTGAGGTTTTCACTTGTTATAAAAagaaacacattcttcaacatcTTCTACAAGAACAAaatgtttgattttgaaattgaattcaacaacaaatttGGATGTCTTGTTTACATAATTATCCATTTACTAGTTTCCACTATAGCTTGTgggaatgaaaataatatttcaattaaTCGAGCAAGTTTTCCTGCATCCTTTGACTTTGGGATAGGATCATCTGCTTATCAG taTGAAGGTGCAACAACTAAAGACGGGAGAGGACCATGCATATGGGATACCTTCATTAAAAAATCCCCAG GTTCGGTAACTGACCACAGTAATGCTAGTATTACCACCGACCAGTATCATAGATACAAGGTAG tattttaccAGGAAGATGTGCGTATACTAAAAGACATAGGTTTtgatatttatagattttccatcTCTTGGTCTAGAGTTTTACCTA AAGGAGGGCGACGTGGAGGAGTAAATAAAAAAGGCATCAACCACTATAATAAACTCATTAATCACCTATTATCAAAAG GTATCAAACCGATTGTAACTCTATTCCATTGGGATCTTCCACAAGTTATAGAAGATCAATATCAAGGTTTTCTAAACCCTAAAATTAT TGATGATTTTCGTGATTACGCTGAGTTGTGCTTTAATACATTTGGCGACCGAGTAAAGCTTTGGGTCACTATAAATGAGCCAATGATGTATGCACAACAAGGTTATGCAAGTGCAACGTTTGCTCCAGGTAGATGTTCAAACCGTTCAAGATGCTCTGCAGGTGATTCCAGTGTTGAACCATACATAGTAGCACACCATCTACTCCTTGCTCATGCTGCCGCGGTCAAactatataaagaaaaataccAG ATTTCCCAAAAAGGTCAAATTGGAATTTCACTAAATACTAACTGGATGGTGCCATACTCAAATTCACAAAAAGACCAACTGGCAACAGATCGAGGTTTTGCTTTTACATATGGTtg GTTTATGAAGCCACTATATTCTGGATCTTACCCACTAGAAATGATTGTTAATGTGGGAAAAAGATTACCAAATTTTACTAAGGAGGAATCCAATACGATTAAAGGATCTTATGATTTCATCGGAATCAATTACTATACTGCGAGATATATTGCTGATATTCCTTGTCGAACTCAAAATTTGAACTACATCACTGACGCTTGTATCGATATTAAAA GTGAACGAAATGGAATTCCAATTGGTCCTCATATAGag GGTACTTGGATGTATATCTATCCAAAAGGGCTTCAATATTATCTACTTTACATCAGAAACAAGTACAATGACCCTGTAATTTATATTACAGAGAATG GAGTTGCTGAGCATAAAGATAACACAAGTTCTATTTTCGAAGATGATAAAGTGAGAATAGAATATTTTCATAGTCATCTAAGTCGcactcttgaagcaataag GCTTGGAGTAAACGTAAAGGGGTACATAGCATGGTCGTTTTTAGACAATTTTGAGTGGACAGCTGGCTACACAGCCAAATCTGGAATAGTTCATGTTGACTTCAAAAATGGATTCAAAAGATATCCAAAACAATCATCATTTTGGTTCAAAAAATTTCTTACTGTTACTAGTATAGAGTAG